A DNA window from Strix aluco isolate bStrAlu1 chromosome 6, bStrAlu1.hap1, whole genome shotgun sequence contains the following coding sequences:
- the CD28 gene encoding T-cell-specific surface glycoprotein CD28, whose product MLLGILVVLCFIPTADVTENKILVAQRPLLIVANKTATLVCNYTYNGTGKEFRASLHKGTDSAVEVCFISWNMTKISSNSNKEFNCQGIHDKDKVIFNLWNMNANQTDIYFCKIEAMYPPPYVYNEKSNGTVIHVKETPIQTQEPQSAIPLWIMVAVTGVLAFYSMLITAVFINYWQKSKKSMYHQSDYMNMTPRHPPYQKNKGYPSYAPTRDYTAYRSWQP is encoded by the exons AAAACAAGATTTTAGTGGCTCAGCGTCCTTTGCTCATTGTAGCTAACAAAACTGCAACTCTAGTCTGCAACTACACATACAATGGAACAGGGAAGGAATTTCGAGCTTCGCTGCACAAAGGAACAGACAGTGCAGTTGAAGTTTGCTTTATTTCATGGAACATGACCAAAATTAGCAGTAACTCAAATAAAGAATTCAACTGCCAGGGGATTCACGATAAGGACAAAGTCATCTTCAATCTTTGGAATATGAATGCCAACCAAACTGACATCTACTTCTGCAAAATCGAGGCCATGTATCCACCCCCATATGTCTACAATGAGAAGAGCAACGGAACTGTCATTCACGTGAAAG AGACACCCATTCAAACACAAGAGCCTCAGTCTGCAATTCCTTTGTGGATTATGGTGGCAGTGACTGGAGTTCTTGCTTTCTACAGTATGCTAATAACTGCAGTTTTTATTAACTACTGG CAAAAATCCAAGAAGAGTATGTACCATCAGAGTGACTACATGAACATGACTCCCCGGCATCCACCATACCAAAAGAACAAGGGTTACCCATCCTATGCGCCAACACGAGACTACACTGCATATCGGTCCTGGCAGCCATGA